A segment of the Manis javanica isolate MJ-LG chromosome 10, MJ_LKY, whole genome shotgun sequence genome:
CCTCGTACCCCAAAGGCCTGTTAAAGGATCTGTGGATTCGGAGTGCAGTATTACAGTTTCCTTCTGCTCACCCCTCGTTGCTTTTTGGAGGAAGGGGCGCGCTCTCTTCCGATGTGTTTGCTTCTTAGTCTGCACCCTCCCTGCAGTAGTTGCATGGAGATGAAGGTTGTGTGTGTCGGCATCTCACCCAGGAGCTCCCTCCACCACCGGAATCCCAAGGAGAGTCTCCTCACTCCATGCCGCCCTTTTCTGGAGGGAGGGGGGGTGGGCCTGATGTGAAGGGATGGTTTTGTCTCCCTGGATCGGAGCCCTCCCTGCTTGCTCCGCCTCCTGGAGCTGTCTGGGCAGGAGTTCTGCAGCTGCTCCCCAGGCCCCGTGTGTGTGCTCCCCAGGCcccgtgtgtgcatgtgtttgcgCTCCCCAGGCcccgtctgtgtgtgtgtgtgtgcgcgcccCAGGccccgtgtgtgtgtgcatgtgtgtgcgctCCCCAGGCcccgtctgtgtgtgtgtgtgtgtgcgcgcccCAGGccccgtgtgtgtgtgcatgtgtgtgcgctCCCCAGGCCccgtctgtgtgtgcgtgtgtgtgcgcgcccCAGGCcccgtgtgtgtgcgtgtgtgtgcgctcCCCAGGCCccgtctgtgtgtgcgtgtgtgtgcgcgcccCAGGccccgtgtgtgtgtgcatgtgtgtgcgctCCCCAGGCCccgtctgtgtgtgcgtgtgtgtgcgcgcccCAGGCcccgtgtgtgtgcgtgtgtgtgcgctcCCCAGGCCccgtctgtgtgtgcgtgtgtgtgcgcgcccCAGGccccgtgtgtgtgtgcatgtgtgtgcgctCCCCAGGCcccgtctgtgtgtgtgtgtgtgcgccccaggtcccgtgtgtgtgtgtgtgtgtctgtgctccccaggccccgtctgtgtgtgtgtgtgtgtgtgtgcgccccaggccccgtgtgtgtgtgtgtgtgtctgtgctccccaggccccgtgtgtgtgtgtgtgtgtctgtgctccccaggccccgtgtatgtgtgtgtgtgtgtgtgtgtgcacgcgcccCAGGCcccgtctgtgtgtgtgtgtgtgcgctccCCAGGCcccgtgtgtgcgtgtgtgtgtgcgctccCCAGGCcccgtgtgtgcgtgtgtgtgtgcgctccCCAGGCcccgtctgtgtgtgtgtgtgtgcgctccCCAGGccccgtgtgtgtgtgcatgtgtgtgtgctccCCAGGCcccgtctgtgtgtgtgtgtgtgtctgtgctccccaggccccgtgtgtgtgtgtgtgcgctccCCAggccccgtgtgtgtgtgtgtgtgtgtgtgtgtgtgctcccaggccccgggtgtgtgtgtgtgtgtgtgctccccaggccccgtgtgtgtgtgtgctcccaggccctgtgtgtgtgtctgtgctccccaggccccgtgtgtgtgtgtgtgtgtgtgtgtgcgctcccaggccccgtgtgtgtgtgtgtgtgtgtgtgtgcgctcccaggccccgtgtgtgtgtgtgtgtgtgcgtgctccCCAGGCcccgtgtgtatgtgtgtgtgtgtgctcctcaggccccatgtgtgtgtgtgcgtgtgtgtgtgctccccaggccccgtgtgtgtgtgtgtgtgtgtgtgtgtgtgtcaccccCAGTGGTCACGCTCTGCTCCACCAGAGGTTGATTTCTCCTTACAAGCAGCATCCTGGGAAATGCACTTTTCTTAACTAAAGAAAACCAATTAAGATGattcttttccagttttctgtGAGAGTTAGTTAATTCACTAATTGTTGTCCATTGCTCAACTAACTCTTAATGTTGGTGTTTGGCCCACAGAAAAATACGAAGAGCTGAGCTCTTCAGATGAATCCTGCCCTGGTCCCCAGAGACAGAGGCCCTGCCGGAAGAAGGGCCTCAGCATCCATGAGGGGCCGCGAGCCTTGGCCAGGATCACAGCTCTCGGACTCAGAGGCAGGAGACCGCAGCCTCGCTGCGGTGAGCGTCCCGCATCCCCCGGCTCTTGGCTCTTTCCTGCTGCCAAGATTCGAAATGTCCCGAGCGCATTCTGAGCTGTCTTAATGCGAACAAACCATCCTCGGGCCCCTGAGATGCAGGCCCCGGGGCGGCAGTGACAGCTCAGGGGTGGGACTGCAAGCTGACTGCAGGGGCAGGGATGCGTAGTCACCGGCCAGCTCTTGGGGTTTGTCATCCATTGTCCTTTCCACTCGTCCCTGCAGTGGCAATGCAGCCAGGCCCCGAGGTCACACTTCACACGGAGGTCTGCTGGGACAGGAGTGTGCCATCTGATCCCCACTTCCTATTTCTACTCCCATCATCGGGGAGCTGGGGGTGCCTCCAGGGCAGGCCGAGGGGTGGTTCCTCCCTTGCTGTCTTTCCACCAAGTGATAGATCTGAGGGTCGTCAGATGGTACACTTGGTGGGCTGGGCCTCTGGCCCCGGCATTCCAGATCTGAGCTCTCCAGCTGTCTGCTCCCAAGGGTCGAGCACAGTGCCCCCCAGGGGAGCGGGAGGGTTGGATGCTCGCTTGTGTTTGGGCCTGCCTGAGCCGTCAGACTCAGGTGTGCGTTACATCCTTTGATGTCTGTCACCTTTAGGGGCCATCAGCCACAGTCCGGCCTGGTGGGCCGAGTGGATGGGTCCTACTCCTGAACATGCGTCCTGTACAGTCTGTGGTGGGGAGAAACCTGCTTTCCCAGGCAGAGGAGACTGTGCCCCTGTCAGAGGGCATGAGTAACTCGATTCCCTTCTAGGACTccaggagggaggcctgggtTGAGAACTCCAGGCCCACCACCTGCTGTCCTTGGAGGGGAGGGCTGACTGGGCTGTGGGGAAGACCCCCCAGCTGCTGGCAAGCTCCCTCTGTAGGGGGGGCACGCATCCTGTCTGTGTGCTTGTGAGCAAGTAGCCCTGGGACAGTGGCTGAGTTAGTCGCCCTCTGAATGGCAGTCGGTCCCTTCTGAGGAGAGCGTAGGACAGGAAGGGTGGGTCGCACCCCGTCTGGGGGCTGTGTGCATGACCCACTGTGCAACATACAGCTGCTTTCTTCACGTGGAATTCTCTCACGTTACCAGAACTATCTGGCTGAGGCCCAGCCGCCCACAGTGAAGGCCAAGGTAATGGTAGCAGCTGTCTCCTGATTGCGCCATTTCAGaagagttttgtttttcctgtacACCTTGTAAAACTTAAATTTTCTACAAGTGCATATATTCTCTgccaaaaatcagaaaatatttttgattaatAGCATGTActgattgtaaaaaaaaaaataactatagaaAAGCATCAGGAATCCAGTAAGTCACCATGACCCCACCAGCCAGTTTCATGCAAATTGAATAAGCGTGCTTTCATGGAGGCGGGCGGGGCAGACCTGGTCTCTTCTGCTGTGTGCTGGCCCCGCCCTGGCTCCCACGGGCGGTATGGGCAAAGGTTCTGTGATGGGGTGTGACTGCTGGGGAAGAGCTGGGGCCTCCAGCCTTCCTGTTCAGCCGGATTGCTTCTTGGCTGGGTTGGTTGGCCTGAGGACAAGTCCCCAGGTGCCCGGGTGGAAAACGCATAGGAAGCACGAGGCTGGTGCAGGGCGAGAGTCGGTATTTCCGGCCAAAAGGAGCACCTAGCTGCATAGCTGGTCTGTGGCTCCGGAGTCTGTAAGCGCAGCTTACTGTCCCCTTCTCTGCATTTGGGGAAGCGGCAGCAGGTGATGCAGAGGCTCCGGGCCTGCGGAGTGCCTGCCCTGGACCCACCGGGCACTTGCCATGGACACAGATTGGTCTCTGTCCCCACTGGAGCCACTTTCCTCCCCTACAAACTGCACGTCCTGTCCAGTTCACTGTGGCAAGTCCAGGTTACTGGCAAGGAGAGGAATTGACGGGCAGAAGATACGGGTTTCCCTCCTGCTGGCCTGAATCCCGGGTCTTCCTCATGTCCAGGTTCCTCTGAGGTGGTTGCATTTGAAGAAGAACTTGTCCCCCTCTTGTGTTTGTGTGGGTTCATGTGTCCCACTCTGTCCACAGAGCAGGCGCCTCCCCGGGGCTACGTCACCTTCAACAGCAGTGATGAGAACCCCCTGGAAGGGGAAGGCCTCTGCTACAGGGACGTCACCTCCCCCATCAATGACCGGGATGTGGagagcagcagctgcagcagccGGGGTACGTGCCGCCCGGGGGGCGAGGGGCCTCGTGAGGCGCAGGGACCCTGGGCGCCCACCCCACCCGTCCAGCAGGGGCTTAGCGCTGAGTCCATTCATGGGAGAACGAGAGGGTGAAAGGCCTAGACGGCCTTGGCTCTTGTGAGCAGAAGCAtccagcccagcacctggtgcgCACTCCGGGGGTCCTGCAGTCAGGTTAGCTCCCTGCTAGGTGAGCCCACAGGGAAATGTGTTGTTACACGCATCATTCATTCATCGGCTGTTCAGAGCACTCTGTGTGCCAACCACTGTTCTAGATGCTTAGATTCATCTGTCAACAAAACACAAGAACCCTGCCCGTGTGTAGAGGGGGCTTGGGCCAGGCAGTCAGCATGAAATGGGTGAGCGGTGAACCGTGTGAGGAGCTGATGAATGCCGGGGAAAGACACTCAGGCACAGGGCTCGGGGTGGACCGCATCAGCTCCCGGGACCTGTAGTCAGGGTGGGTCCTGTCTCCATCTTCTCAGAAGAGCACGGCTTCTGTGCCGACCTCGAGGCCGTGCGGAGCAGCAGCAGCGAGGGCCCGACGAGAGTCCCGGGGGTCAGCAGCGAGGCCTCTTTGGAGAGCAACGAGGTACAGCTGCTCCTGTTTCTTgctgtcccttctccctccccacttgtgGCTGGTGGGCAATGGCTGACAGTTCCTCTGGTAGGAGCACACCTGGTAACCAGTATTCAACGGGTCTGGCTGTGCTCAGACATACGAGGTCCGGCCACCCTCCTGAGTACCCCTGGCTTGGGCCACAGGACTGCCGTGGAATCCACCCAGGAAGCCCTTGGGGCAGGTGTGGAGTTTCACAAAGGGGTTTAACTTTTACCAGCACAGATCGAGGTTTATAACGTAGAACTGGGGCAGGAAGTAAAAGTGTGGACACAGCCATGTTAGCTACCAGCCAGTCAGCTTCAGTGTTACATTAAACATGCACCTCTTGCCACAGGATTCGGATCATGCTCATAAAAGCTCAGTTCGCAAGCAAACTAAAAGTTATGTGAAGACCAAGAATCGTTACAGCAACAGTGACAGCCAGTGGCCTCCCAGCACCGGGACTTCTGGGGCAGCCCGTTCCCCAGGATCCATCCCCCAGATCAGGAGCTCCCCCTACTCAGGACCCCAGGTAGGACCATTTGTGAGACTGGCAGCCCTACTGTTAGAGAAAGGGCGCTTTTTGTGATATGCACTTAGGATGGGCCAGGCTGCTAGGGGGGCGATGGGGGTAATTTCTCCCCAGTGACCTATAACGCTGCCTGGGCTGAGGAGTCCTATCAGGTGACATGCCAGTTGCAGGGCTTGTGTTCTGTCCCTTTCCATGGGAGGGACGATCTCTCTTCTAGGTTCACATACTCATCTCCACACTTGTCTCGGTCTCAGCCTGGGGAGGAGAAAAACAGGAGCGACCTCACCCAGCTGCTTGCAGGGCTCCGCGGGAGGCGGCAGCAAAGGTGCTTGATGTGCATTTACCGGAAAGCCGCTATTTCTGCCTTATACAGTGGCGGCGGCCCCGCCTCAGGCAATCTTAGGAATCGCAGGTGTGACAGGCAGTTCAGCCATCTAGTGTATGTCCATGGAGTTCTCCTGCCCCGGGGCACGGGCGAGAGGCAGAGAGGTAGGTCTTGCTCCTGTTGGTTAGAGCCCCACTCTGCTCTCTGCTGGCGGCTGTCGTTCTGCTGGCCCCTTGCAGGCAGCTGTCCCCAGGGCCTGTGTTCCTGGGCTCAGTGAGCAACTGTACCTTTTGATTTCTTAAACCCATGTTGATTGGAGAGGTGGGATCTTAAGACTAGTTCAGAAAGCAGGTTGAGAAAAATGGCCGAATAACAACCTTTGAAAATTTGCTCCGTTAAAGGCAagaaaaacattggcaaaactggtcagAATCCATTTTTTCAGAACTCTGTGACTCCAGACTCACAGCAACCTGGAGGACATTCATTCAAGAGAAAAGGCTGAATCTTAGACAGAACTGCAAGTTTTATAGGGTTTGAATCAGCCCTCGCCCGTCCCTTGCTCTctggtgctgggggtgctgggacaGCCACTGGTGGCAGCAGAGTGGAGCTGGGGCTCCTTCGGTTCCATCCTCAAAGAACTGGCGGTGCTGGGCTGCCAGGGCTTGCCTGGGAGGCCACCCGCCAAGGCTGTATGTGGCTTGCCCCAGAGCTCGTCAGCCCAGTACCAAAAGCCCTATCCTTGGAGGGCATGTGTTGAAACCTTAACTCAAGGCATGAAGTTTAGCTTGGCAGCCTCTTGAGATGCTGGAAACTAGCTGGGGCCAACAGGACAGACACATAACTTAAAAGCAACAGCTGGGGAACGAGAAGCCCAGGGAGCTTTGAGAAGCTCTGACATGTTCCTGGGAGTCTAGGAGGTCACACACCTGCTAGGAAGGCCCTGGGAACCCATCAGATGACCTTGAGGCTCTGAGCAGGCAGGAGGCAGACCAGGGCAGAATGTCATCTGCCTGGCTGGGTGCTGAAGATGTGCCCCAACAagcacacagctgctcagcaaAGACCCAGAGATTTATTGCTCCCAAATGTTTACGGACACCTGTCCAACTCTGAGCTGACCAAGAAGGTAACAGAGTAGGATCTTCAgcggccacacaccaaacacaggCTTTGCAGAATCATAAACAACGTCTGTAGCAAAAAATAAACCATGGAGAGAGAGGACTGGCTCTCAAAGAGGCCACAGTGAAACATCATTTTCAACAAGAAGATGTGCGAAAAAACAAGAAAGTATGGCCCAGACAGTAACAAATGGCAGCTGCCTGAAGCTGCCCAGAGGAAGTCCAGACCTGGGCTTATCAGATGAAGACTTCAGGGTATCAGTAAAGTGACAGagataaaaatgaacagagaaaGTCTGGAGATGAAAAGCACACAACTGAAACGAACGTTTCCCTAGAGGGCTCAGCAGCAGGTTTCAGCGCCAGGAGCGACAAGTGGCAGCTGGGCCGTAGATTTCTGAGATCATCCaatctgagaaacagaaagaatgaaaaaatggacagaaaccTGAGACATCATTAAGCATCCAATTTACACCCAGCAttccagaaggagaaggaagagaagaagtgTGTTAACAATAGTCAAACCTTCCCCGATTTGATTGAAAACACGAATTTGCACATTAAGCAGCTGAGCTCAGTGAGTTAAACTCAGATCCACACCTACACATCGTCATCAAACTGTCAAAAAACAATCTTGAAGGGAGCAAGAGAGGTGACTTCACCTACCTGGGAGCCTCGGCAAGATGCACAACTAATTTCTCACCAGAAGACATCTGATGATGTACTTGAAGTAATGACTGGGAAAAAACACCACAAAATAGCCCCTATCCTGCAAAAGCTGCCCTTCAAAAGGGGAGAAATGAGGACAAGTCAGTAAAGACGGGAACTTGTTGCCAGCAGACCTGccctacaagaaatactaaaggcgTCCTTCAGGCCGATACCGACACCGACTCAAAAGACCCAGTAGGGTGGAAGCGCCTCTGGGCTCCCTGTTCCGCCTCAGGGCGCGGAGCCGGGCAGCCGGGCTCTCCTGGGGATGAGACCTCGGGACCGCCCGCGGCAGGAGGACAGTGGCTCTGCTTTGCAGTGCGCGCCTTCTCGCCCCGTGTCTGTGCTCGCCCGGCCTCGACCTGCCCTGGTTCCTTTGCCCTCCAGGACCTCGCCACGCTGCTGGAACAGATCGGGTGTCTCAAGTACCTGCAGGTGTTCGAGGAGCAGGACGTGGACCTCCGCATCTTTCTGACCCTCACTGAGAGCGACCTGAAGGAGATCGGCATCACGTGAGTGCGGAGGGGCCATGTGTCCACCGTGTCAGCCCAACGTCTGGGGCCAGCTGAGATCCCAACTTCCCAACGTCTGGGTGGGAAGAGCAGTGCCGCCTGGAAGTCGGCTTTTCCTGCAGTCAGCTGTCTGTCTCCACAGCTGCTGCCATCCAGGCTTAGATGCAGGTGGCCTGGGTCCTTTGGCTCCTGAGGCCCCCGAGCTAGCCCAGCTGACACTCACATTCAGGGCACCGAGATGTTTTCTGCCCATTCTCCGGACAGCCTCCTGAGCTGGCAGGCGGGCGTCCGCTGCCTGGGACCAGCCAGCCAGAGCTCCCTGTTCAGTGCAAGCAGCGGGTGGCAGGGGACGGCAACAGGCAGGGGAGGCCAGCTCCAGGCGGGATCACTTCGTGCCGCCTTTTGTTTCCGCCCTCTGTCCCAGGACTTGGTGGGTATTGCTCTCCCTTTTCAAAGCTGGGATCTTTGCTGGGGAAAGATATTGATGGAGGAACAGCCCGCGGAGCCTCCAGGCACATCACGGACGCTGACCTGAgaccctctccttctctcctgcaGGTTGTTTGGGCCCAAGAGGAAGATGACCTCTGCCATCGCCCGCTGGCACAGCAGCGCGCGCCCCCCCAGTGACGCCCTGGAGCTGGCCTATGCCGACCGGCTTGAGGCTGAGATGCAGGAGCTTGCCATTCAGCTGCACAAAGTAGGTGGGAAGAGCCAGGGAGGGGACGCGCGGAAGTGGTGAGAGGTGTCGGGGACACACCTGCAGAGGACGGCCGTGGGGAGTGCGAGCTGGGGACAGACACCCAGTCAGCAGGGAGGAGCAGGACGGTAAAGGCAGGATTTCCAGCTCATCAGCAGAAGGGGAGGCGCACAGATGGGCCCACAGGAAGGAGGCTCAGAGATGGGGACATTAGGCAGGGGTCAGATGGACTTGGGAAAGAAGAGGCCAGTGTGGACAGCATACGGCTTGCAGGAAGGGACCCAAAGCAGGAGAGGCTCCAAGGTGGAGACAGgcctccccttcctgctcccccagTAGAGAGAGAAGGAGCCAGTGAGGATGGCACAGATGCATCCTAGGGCGGGGGGCCCCGGCCCCCGCAGCCATGGCCTCGTGTCAGCTGCAGCCCCCCTCACCTCTGGCCCCCCACTCCTGCCGCAGCGCTGTGAGGAGGTGGAGGCCATGCGGGGCCAGGTGTCACAGGAGCAGGAGCTGCGGGCTGTGGTGGAGAGCTGCCTCCTAGAGCAGGACGGTGCCCGCAAGGACATCCACGCCCAGCTGCAGGAGACCTGGGCCCTCGCCCGGGATGCTGCTCTCGCCTTGGACCAGCTGCAGTGAGTGGGCACCTGAGCTGCCCCCTGGCTGAGGCAGGGCCCTGAGTCACCATTTCCTGCAGATTTTTCAGCCAAGGGGCTGCTTTCAGAGCGTCCTGCGGTCACTCTCTGCCACCCCCCCATTTCGTTGTGGCTCTTCCTTCCTACAGGGCTGACACAGGCAGGAAGGGGGCCGAGAGAATCTGCACACCCTGCAGAGGCCCTCCCCTGCCAGGGCGAGGGCCCAGGAGCTTGCCCAGCCACCAAGGCCAGCCTGCAGCACAGGGCAGAGCCACCCCACACTCTCGGGGAGGTGGGGGGCGTCTGCTGTGCCCTGGACACTGCTGCTAGGCCTCTCTCCTCTTCAGCACTTGGTTTTATTTCCTGTAGAGCCTGTCAAGCTGAGCTGTCGGCCCGAGTGAAGCAAGACGAGTTCCCCCATGGGGCCACTCTGGGCCCGGCCTCCCCAGCAGCTGGTACGGCCAGCACCCTGGCCTGgactgggaggtgggggtggcatGCTTCCCAGGccgggttttatttttttctccattttctcccgTGGGTACCACTGACAGCCCCAGGTCTGTTCACACCTACCACCCCAGACTCCAGGTTGAGGACACCCCACTTCTACCCATGTCCTCACAGCCCCtcctggggtgggaggaaagGCCCTTGGGCCACACGCAGCCACGCTGTCTAGAACCTAGTGACTTCTGCAGCCTCCAGTGGGGGCAACCCAAGGGCACAGCGTCACACTAGGCCACAGGCCCTCACGCTCACTCGTGGGACTGGGCCCTGTGGCTTTGGGCAACAAGtggcgtgggggtgggggcacagtgGCTCAGGACAAAGGCACAGCCTGTGAGGACACAGGCCGCAGGCCCACCTAGCTCTCTGCTCCACAGCCCCCAAAGGCTGGCAGGCCTCTTTGCAGACCCTGAGCCTCCCTGAGCTTTCACAAGCATTGGAGGATCGAGTCCATGAGATGGGTAGGTCTCCAGGAGGGCAGCCAGTGGCCCTCACCTGGGCACCAGATGTGGGTGAGTGGAGAGAGCCCCTGGCCACTGTGGGGCAGGCCCTACCCCAGCCCACTGACCCTCAGGGTCATCCAATCCTAATGCCCCCAAGACCCGCCTTCCTCCTGCAGCTGCTCTGACTTCCAAAGCCAAACCAGCTGCTCCCATCCTTAGGGCGAGTGCTATGCTCAGTGACCCAGAGCTTGGAGAAGCTGCAGGCGCTCCACGGGAAAGAGAACTGGCGGGAGCCTTAGCCGGGAGGGACGGTGAGTACCTGCCAGCCCAGGAGCCTGCTGAGCAGCTGAGCCAGTGCCCACCTCAGCCCTCTCTCTCTCATCAGACTCTGACGTCGGGTGATAGATCCACCCTGAAGCTGTGTGCCCAGAGGACAGGAGGGTGGAGAGAGACGGCAGCAGCAGGCCAGGTCCCAGCGGGGCCAGAGGATTGGCCCCAGGAGCAGCCACGGACAGGACAGGACTTGGCCAGTGTGAGGGCAGCGAGGCCCGCACGGAGGCAGGACGAGGGCCTCTCACCCAGAACCTGGCAGGGCCTCGGGGAGAGAGCCAGTCGCCACACTGAGGTTTGCCCTGCTGGGTGAGGACTGGGGCGCCCGGGCAGCATATTGTCATTTGCtggaaaataaaacttaagaTCAGCTGGTGAGGGTCTCAGTTCTGGTCAAACATGCAGTACTGACAGACCAAAGGAAGGGGAGAGCCATGCCAAGccaagcccccagcccccatAATTCTACAGACGTTACCTGGAGAACAAAGCACACCTCCGCGGCCCAGAATAGAAGGGAGGAGCACGGTACAGGCGTTTTATTCACAGAACCAAGTGCCTCTGCCCGCACATGCTGGCCACTGCATAGAGGCTCGAAGGCAGAATCGACGCCCGGGCCAGGCAGGCGCCGGGGGAACTGGTCGCTTCACTGAGGAGTCTTTCCAGAGCAGGGAGGCCGACAGTGGCAACTTTCCTGTCCTGCGGTGGCTCTGCGGCTGTCATTCTGCGCGCCGGCCAGTGCTTCCAGATCAGCCCCTGGAGCTGCCTGCAGACCGTGCTGGGAATGGAGAGAGGGGGCtcgcaaagcaaagcaaagagtAGCGGGCTCAGCCCCGCACAGCCGGAGCCTCCAGCATCAGGAGACGGGTGGGTCAGGCCCGAGGCTGGTGGCGCCGCAGTAGATGGAGGTGGAGGGTAGCCCCGCCCGGGACGAGAGGCCTGCGACAACTCTACCCTGAGCAGGGGCCCAGCCTGCACTCCTCGCGTCCTGGGTGGTGGCAGAAGGGGAGCACCTCCTGTCCTTAGCCGTGGGGGGCAGCCAGGACCAGAGGATGCGCAGAGCTGCTCTTTCCTCCTTCACAAACCCGTCTACAGCTGCCCCTGGCCGCCCCTTGGGGGGCAGTGCCCAAGCCCCAGTTGGGCAGAGCTACTCTGAAgcctcacccacagctcacacaccatggaacagaaaatctgactaAGTAAAGctaaccaccaccacaattaaTAGTACAGCATCCTACCCTGAGCCTGCCCTGCTCCAGGCCCTGGGGAATGCGTCACCCTAGAAAAAGGTGTCCTGCACAAGAACCAACCAAAGTGCACAAACACCCACCTGCCTAAAAGTCAGACAACTGTGGGGCCTCCACAGCCCAGGAGACacgggggagggagggtgggatcTCGGACAGCCAGGCCCAGGGCACCAGCTGGTAACTGCTCAGGGTAGTGGAGGTAAGATGtccacctgcccacctgccccatgCAGTTGGAATGGGGCACAAACAGGAATTCAGGGCCCACTCTCAGCCTGTGGGCATAAAGTGGGGGGAAGGGCAACGGCCACATGGCACAGAAGCAACCTCAGGAAGGGGAGAGCAGCTTCTCCAGCGccttcttttgtttctctgtggCTGCCGCCAAGGCCTCAGCCAGCTTCTCCTCCGGCATCATGTTGAGCACCCTGAGGGCGAAGAGGAGCTGGTGCTTGGCTGTGCTGGTGAAGGCATTGCTCAGGAAGTTGGGAAAGCCGCCGACTCGGTCCTTCTGGGTGTACAGTGGGACCCGCACGAGCCCCAGCACCTGCGCGGAGAGCAGACCAGGGTGGGGCCGGGCCCCCACACAGATGGCACAGCCCTGGCAGGGGGGCCCTGTGAGCCGCTAGGCCAGGGGAAGGGCAGCCAGGTTACCTAGGACATAATGGGAGACTCAGGCAGGGTCTGGTGACAGGGAAGTCAGTGGCACCCTAGGAACGACACTGCCTCTCCTCCCCAAGCAAGTTTGAAGGCCACCCCCATGCACATCCCTCTCTGCACCAAATCCTGGCCCCTGATCTGCTGACGGGAAGCCCGCACCCCATGCTCCGCCTTCCGCCTGGTGAATCCCGGGGACCGCAAATGTCATTCCCAGCCCCATCCAGACACTTTAAAACCCACGAGTAGCTAAGGGCTTcatgcccccgcccccaccacggGAATCCAGCCCTACGAGTCCCCGTATTTGCCCTGCAGTTTCCCACCTCCCGAGCAGGCACCATCCCGCCCTACCCCATCCCAtccccccac
Coding sequences within it:
- the ANKS3 gene encoding ankyrin repeat and SAM domain-containing protein 3 isoform X2, translating into MSELSDEASEPELLNRSLSMWHGLGAQVSREEWAVPLDLHTAASIGQYEVVKECVQRRELDLNKKNGGGWTPLMYASYIGHDTIVHLLLEAGVSVNVPTPEGQTPLMLASSCGNESIAYFLLQRGAELEMKDIQGWTALFHCTSAGHQQMVKFLLDSGANANVREPVYGFTPLMEAAAAGHEIIVQYFLNHGAQVDSRDHSGATAQMLARQCGHMKIVGLIDAHSPSLPRSLYRSPEKYEELSSSDESCPGPQRQRPCRKKGLSIHEGPRALARITALGLRGRRPQPRCEQAPPRGYVTFNSSDENPLEGEGLCYRDVTSPINDRDVESSSCSSREEHGFCADLEAVRSSSSEGPTRVPGVSSEASLESNEDSDHAHKSSVRKQTKSYVKTKNRYSNSDSQWPPSTGTSGAARSPGSIPQIRSSPYSGPQDLATLLEQIGCLKYLQVFEEQDVDLRIFLTLTESDLKEIGITLFGPKRKMTSAIARWHSSARPPSDALELAYADRLEAEMQELAIQLHKRCEEVEAMRGQVSQEQELRAVVESCLLEQDGARKDIHAQLQETWALARDAALALDQLQACQAELSARVKQDEFPHGATLGPASPAAAPKGWQASLQTLSLPELSQALEDRVHEMGRVLCSVTQSLEKLQALHGKENWREP
- the ANKS3 gene encoding ankyrin repeat and SAM domain-containing protein 3 isoform X3 — its product is MSELSDEASEPELLNRSLSMWHGLGAQVSREEWAVPLDLHTAASIGQYEVVKECVQRRELDLNKKNGGGWTPLMYASYIGHDTIVHLLLEAGVSVNVPTPEGQTPLMLASSCGNESIAYFLLQRGAELEMKDIQGWTALFHCTSAGHQQMVKFLLDSGANANVREPVYGFTPLMEAAAAGHEIIVQYFLNHKQLLYLFSTFSSRSLMLSVAGHLSIKDTVGAQVDSRDHSGATAQMLARQCGHMKIVGLIDAHSPSLPRSLYRSPEKYEELSSSDESCPGPQRQRPCRKKGLSIHEGPRALARITALGLRGRRPQPRCEQAPPRGYVTFNSSDENPLEGEGLCYRDVTSPINDRDVESSSCSSREEHGFCADLEAVRSSSSEGPTRVPGVSSEASLESNEDLATLLEQIGCLKYLQVFEEQDVDLRIFLTLTESDLKEIGITLFGPKRKMTSAIARWHSSARPPSDALELAYADRLEAEMQELAIQLHKRCEEVEAMRGQVSQEQELRAVVESCLLEQDGARKDIHAQLQETWALARDAALALDQLQACQAELSARVKQDEFPHGATLGPASPAAAPKGWQASLQTLSLPELSQALEDRVHEMGRVLCSVTQSLEKLQALHGKENWREP
- the ANKS3 gene encoding ankyrin repeat and SAM domain-containing protein 3 isoform X1, giving the protein MSELSDEASEPELLNRSLSMWHGLGAQVSREEWAVPLDLHTAASIGQYEVVKECVQRRELDLNKKNGGGWTPLMYASYIGHDTIVHLLLEAGVSVNVPTPEGQTPLMLASSCGNESIAYFLLQRGAELEMKDIQGWTALFHCTSAGHQQMVKFLLDSGANANVREPVYGFTPLMEAAAAGHEIIVQYFLNHKQLLYLFSTFSSRSLMLSVAGHLSIKDTVGAQVDSRDHSGATAQMLARQCGHMKIVGLIDAHSPSLPRSLYRSPEKYEELSSSDESCPGPQRQRPCRKKGLSIHEGPRALARITALGLRGRRPQPRCEQAPPRGYVTFNSSDENPLEGEGLCYRDVTSPINDRDVESSSCSSREEHGFCADLEAVRSSSSEGPTRVPGVSSEASLESNEDSDHAHKSSVRKQTKSYVKTKNRYSNSDSQWPPSTGTSGAARSPGSIPQIRSSPYSGPQDLATLLEQIGCLKYLQVFEEQDVDLRIFLTLTESDLKEIGITLFGPKRKMTSAIARWHSSARPPSDALELAYADRLEAEMQELAIQLHKRCEEVEAMRGQVSQEQELRAVVESCLLEQDGARKDIHAQLQETWALARDAALALDQLQACQAELSARVKQDEFPHGATLGPASPAAAPKGWQASLQTLSLPELSQALEDRVHEMGRVLCSVTQSLEKLQALHGKENWREP